ATCACGGTATAAGCGTGATATTTTATAGTCCTCTGTAAAACCATATCCCCCGAAGAGCTGTAAACATTCATGGACAATTTTAATCGCCAGTTCGCTGGACTGTAATTTGGCTATTGAGCACTCCTGAACTGCATAATCTCCACGTTGCTGAAGGTCGCAGCAATGGTATACAAATGCTTTTGTCGTGGCTATATCTGCAACCATCTGTGCTATCCGATGCCTTAGTACCTGAAAATCCATCAGTTTTTTACCAAATGCTTCACGCTTGTCAATATACGCTAAGGTGTACTGTAAGGCGGAATCAGCAGTGGATAAACTTTGAATTGCTGCAGTGAGACGCTCCAGTTGCAGTCCACCCATCAGATAGCCGAATCCGGCACCTTCTTCACCAATCAGATGAGATACCGGGACTTTGACCTGGTCGAAACCCAGTTCTGCAGTGTCGGAGGCATGCCATCCCATCTTACTTATTTTATGAGCACTCACTCCGGCTGTATTCCGGTCTATAAGTAAAAGGCTGATACCTTTACTTTTTTTGCTTGGATCGGTCTTGACTGCTGTAATAAAAAAGTCACCGTAATAACCATTTGTAATAAAGGTTTTGGAACCATTGACAATATAATAATCACCTTCCCGGGTTGCAGTAGTCTTGATATGTTGTATGTCCGATCCGGCACCAGGTTCGGTAATCGCAACAGCACTGATGAGATCTCCGGCGATAACACCCGATAAATAACGTTGTTTCAGTTCCTCAGAAGCATATTTCAGAAGATAAGGGGCGGACATATATTGAATAACCAATGCAGATATGGTAAACCCTCCGGAATAACAATAGGAAAGTTCTTCGCAAAAGATCATAGAGTAGTAGAAGTCCAGGTCTAATCCACCATAAGC
The Sphingobacterium spiritivorum genome window above contains:
- a CDS encoding acyl-CoA dehydrogenase family protein, whose product is MQATLLTAEHQTFRETLRAFIRKEILPHIDRWEKDNQIDKSIWKKMGDMGFMGLNYPEAYGGLDLDFYYSMIFCEELSYCYSGGFTISALVIQYMSAPYLLKYASEELKQRYLSGVIAGDLISAVAITEPGAGSDIQHIKTTATREGDYYIVNGSKTFITNGYYGDFFITAVKTDPSKKSKGISLLLIDRNTAGVSAHKISKMGWHASDTAELGFDQVKVPVSHLIGEEGAGFGYLMGGLQLERLTAAIQSLSTADSALQYTLAYIDKREAFGKKLMDFQVLRHRIAQMVADIATTKAFVYHCCDLQQRGDYAVQECSIAKLQSSELAIKIVHECLQLFGGYGFTEDYKISRLYRDVRVGTIIGGTSEIMREIIAKTAIDKVNYHPKKE